One segment of Streptomyces sp. NBC_01463 DNA contains the following:
- a CDS encoding glutamate dehydrogenase, protein MTTTPVSPPAPLISLTWTDHVTGREGHLVVDRLVRGVASGGLRMRAGCTLDEVAGLARGMTMKEALHFDADGAGARYIPLGGAKGGIDCDPRDPAAYGILVRYLRAVRPYVENIWTTGEDLGLTQDLVDRAAAEAGLVSTVQAVYPLLDDEAGARRRLADAFAVEVDGIGLDELAGGCGVAESALAALDRAGVAHRDARVSVQGVGTMGGATARFLSRAGLRVVAVADVKGTIANPAGLDVEALLAARDSYGTVDRAALRDTDRELPADAWLAQDADVLVPAAVSYAVDLTNQARITARWVVEAANMPVLPEAEERLTARGITVLPDVVVNSGTNAWWWWTLFGDIGADADEAFAHIRRSMRALIDLVLARAAADGCTPRAAAHAVVADRLPVMAERFGWYR, encoded by the coding sequence ATGACGACGACGCCGGTGTCCCCGCCCGCCCCGCTGATCTCGCTGACCTGGACGGACCACGTCACGGGCCGCGAGGGACACCTCGTCGTCGACCGGCTGGTGCGCGGGGTGGCCAGCGGCGGGCTGCGCATGCGGGCGGGCTGCACGCTGGACGAGGTCGCCGGCCTGGCCCGCGGCATGACCATGAAGGAAGCCCTCCACTTCGACGCGGACGGGGCCGGTGCCCGCTACATACCGCTCGGCGGTGCCAAGGGCGGCATCGACTGCGACCCCCGCGACCCGGCGGCGTACGGCATCCTGGTGCGCTACCTGCGGGCGGTGCGGCCGTACGTGGAGAACATCTGGACCACCGGCGAGGACCTCGGGCTCACCCAGGACCTGGTCGACCGGGCCGCCGCCGAGGCCGGGCTCGTCTCGACGGTCCAGGCGGTCTATCCGCTGCTCGACGACGAGGCCGGGGCCCGGCGCCGGCTGGCCGACGCCTTCGCCGTCGAGGTGGACGGCATCGGCCTGGACGAGCTGGCCGGCGGCTGCGGGGTCGCCGAGTCCGCGCTCGCCGCGCTGGACAGGGCCGGCGTCGCCCACCGCGACGCACGGGTCTCCGTCCAGGGGGTGGGCACGATGGGCGGGGCCACCGCCAGGTTCCTGTCCCGGGCCGGGCTGCGCGTGGTCGCCGTCGCCGACGTCAAGGGCACGATCGCCAATCCGGCCGGCCTCGACGTCGAGGCGCTCCTGGCCGCCCGTGACTCCTACGGCACGGTGGACCGCGCCGCGCTGCGCGACACCGACCGGGAGCTGCCCGCCGACGCCTGGCTGGCCCAGGACGCGGACGTGCTCGTCCCCGCGGCCGTCTCCTACGCCGTCGACCTCACCAACCAGGCCAGGATCACGGCCCGCTGGGTGGTCGAGGCCGCGAACATGCCGGTCCTGCCGGAGGCCGAGGAACGGCTCACCGCGCGCGGGATCACCGTGCTGCCCGATGTCGTCGTCAACTCCGGTACCAACGCCTGGTGGTGGTGGACCCTGTTCGGCGATATCGGCGCGGACGCGGACGAGGCCTTCGCGCACATCCGCCGCTCGATGCGCGCTCTCATCGACCTCGTGCTGGCCCGCGCCGCCGCGGACGGCTGCACGCCGCGCGCGGCGGCGCACGCCGTCGTCGCCGACCGGCTGCCGGTGATGGCCGAGCGGTTCGGCTGGTACCGCTGA
- a CDS encoding TetR family transcriptional regulator, with protein sequence MAERREELLRAAVEQIEVRGVAAVRIADVASVLGVSNALVLYHFSTKEKLVAAAFAHAAEADLAHLRKLLSRRTTAVRRLRAAVRWYAPTGQAKGWRLWIEGWAASLRDPALRNVAGDLDQQWKAELAEVIEEGAAAGEFQCDDPMSVAWRLTALLDGLAVQMTSYAGPLSRATMLEWTEEALARELGIDHEALTA encoded by the coding sequence GTGGCCGAGCGGCGCGAGGAGTTGCTGCGCGCTGCCGTCGAGCAGATCGAGGTGCGGGGTGTCGCCGCGGTACGGATCGCCGACGTCGCGTCCGTGCTCGGGGTCAGCAACGCCCTGGTGCTCTACCACTTCTCCACCAAGGAGAAGCTCGTGGCCGCCGCCTTCGCGCACGCCGCCGAGGCCGATCTCGCCCATCTGCGCAAGCTGTTGAGCCGCCGCACCACGGCGGTCCGCCGACTGCGCGCCGCCGTGCGCTGGTACGCGCCGACGGGCCAGGCCAAGGGCTGGCGGCTGTGGATCGAGGGCTGGGCGGCCTCTCTCCGCGACCCCGCCCTGCGCAACGTGGCGGGCGATCTCGACCAGCAGTGGAAGGCGGAGCTGGCCGAGGTCATCGAGGAGGGCGCGGCCGCGGGCGAGTTCCAGTGCGACGACCCGATGTCCGTGGCCTGGCGGCTGACCGCACTGCTGGACGGTCTGGCGGTGCAGATGACGTCGTACGCGGGTCCGCTGTCCCGGGCCACGATGCTGGAGTGGACCGAGGAGGCGCTCGCCCGTGAACTGGGCATCGACCACGAGGCCCTGACCGCCTGA
- a CDS encoding STM4015 family protein produces the protein MSGVHHLHELLGLPAVDFQTGTEDGPRPAADAVAWRVFVEPYEDEDRTWEQEFTAFLEEVDPAGVRALIIGQWGESYEEDSSYPIGLVIAAAERLTSLEAVFVGDLTMEEAEISWIQQSDVTALLTAFPALLELGVRGGSGLVFPATEHERLRALTVETGGLPVEVVRGVLDSELPALERLDLWLGVSAYGGDTDVTHLAPLLSGTRFPALHHLGLRNSEVENEIATAVASAPLVARLRTLDLSCGTLGDEGAAALLEGQPLTHLDVLDLHHHFLTEPMERRVAESLEPHGVRVDLSDRCKPWGDRGAAGRYVTVSE, from the coding sequence ATGTCCGGTGTGCACCACCTGCACGAGTTGCTCGGCCTTCCGGCCGTCGATTTCCAGACCGGGACGGAGGACGGCCCCCGGCCCGCCGCCGACGCGGTGGCCTGGCGCGTCTTCGTCGAGCCGTACGAGGACGAGGACCGCACCTGGGAGCAGGAGTTCACCGCCTTTCTGGAGGAGGTGGACCCGGCCGGCGTCCGTGCGCTGATCATCGGGCAGTGGGGCGAGTCGTACGAGGAGGACTCGTCGTACCCGATCGGTCTCGTGATCGCCGCCGCCGAGCGGCTGACGTCGCTGGAGGCGGTGTTCGTCGGCGACCTGACGATGGAGGAGGCGGAGATCTCGTGGATCCAGCAGAGCGATGTCACCGCACTCCTCACCGCTTTCCCGGCGCTGCTGGAGCTGGGGGTGCGCGGCGGGAGCGGGCTCGTCTTCCCGGCCACCGAGCACGAGCGGCTGCGTGCGCTCACCGTCGAGACGGGCGGACTGCCGGTGGAGGTGGTGCGCGGGGTTCTCGACAGTGAACTGCCCGCGCTGGAGCGCCTCGACCTGTGGCTCGGCGTCTCCGCCTACGGGGGCGACACCGATGTCACGCATCTCGCACCGCTGCTGTCGGGGACGCGTTTTCCGGCTCTGCACCATCTCGGTCTGCGCAACAGCGAGGTGGAGAACGAGATCGCGACCGCCGTCGCATCGGCGCCGCTCGTGGCCCGGCTGCGCACCCTCGACCTGTCCTGCGGCACGCTCGGCGACGAGGGTGCGGCGGCACTGCTGGAGGGCCAGCCGCTGACGCATCTCGATGTCCTCGATCTGCACCACCACTTCCTGACCGAGCCGATGGAGCGCCGGGTCGCGGAGTCGCTGGAGCCGCACGGGGTGCGGGTGGACCTGTCGGACCGCTGCAAGCCGTGGGGCGACCGCGGGGCCGCGGGCCGCTACGTCACGGTGTCGGAGTGA